The Kribbella sp. NBC_00662 nucleotide sequence ATCAGCCGGCTCAGCGTGTCGGGCTGGCTGGGCAGAGCGCTCACGCCGATCGTGACGGCCCGGTCCTCGAGCATCAGCGTGCACAGATCCATCGCCGGGAGGCCGCCGTCGTTCCAGGAGTTCGGCTTCGCGGTGACCGGGACCCGGAGCTTGGCGGTCAGGGTGCGCGTGATCGCCGTACAGACCTGTGGTCCGGGTGCTCCCGCCGTACCGTCCAGGCCGTCGGGCTGTGGGGGAGCGATGACGGTGGGGACGACCGCGGTCGGAGGCGCCGTCGTCGGTGGCTGGTCGTTGGCACGCTGCGCGACCGTGCAGCCGCTCGCCACCAGCACGACCGCGACCACGAGCAGACGCATGCACACCTCCTCACCTGGCTCCAGCATCGCGCGGATCCAGGTCTTCTGCAGGTGGAATCGGGTGGCATGTCACCGGATGGTGATCCGTCTCGACTACGATCGCGCTGCCATGCTTAACAGATTCCGGCAGTTCTGGACCAAGGTGATCACGCCGATCGCCACCCTCCTGCTCAAGCTCGGCGTGAGCGCCGACATGGTCACGCTGGTGGGCACCATCGGTGTGTCCGCCGGAGCGCTGATCTTCTTCCCGCGCGGCCACCTGTGGCTGGGCGTGGTCGTGATCACCTGTTTCGTGTTCTCCGACCTGATCGACGGCCACATGGCCCGGACCTCGGGTACGTCGTCGAAGTGGGGCTCGTTCCTCGACTCGACGCTGGACCGGATCGCCGACGGCGCGGTCTACGGCGGCCTGGTGATGTTCTACGCCAACTCGCGCGCGGGCAACTCGACCCTGATGGCGGCGGTGACGCTGTGGGCGCTGGTGATGGGCGCGGTCACGTCGTACGCGCGGGCCAAGGCGGAGAGCCTCGGTCTGAAGGCGAGCGGCGGCCTGGCCGAGCGCGCCGACCGGCTGGTGTTCACGCTGATCCTGGCGTTCTTCTCCGACGTGTTCAACCTGCCGATCCTGCTCGAGATCGTGATCTGGTACGTCGCCGCGGCGAGCACGATCACCGTCGTACAGCGCTCGCTCTCGGTCCGTAAGCAGGTCCTGGCCGACCCGGCGAACGCAGGCCTGGACACCCCGCCGCCACCCCCGGCGGAGCCCAAGAACGACTGACGATGGACGGTCTGCAACAACGGGCGGTTGATCTGGCGTTCGCGCTCGCCTGGACCCTGGTACGACGCCTGCCCGAACGCACCGTCAGCTGGCTGTTCCGGCTGGCCGCCGACCGCACGGTCCGCCGCAACGGCCGGGGCGTACGGCGTCTGCGCGGCAACCTGGCCGTCGTACGCCCGGAGGCGACCGAGGCCGAGCTCGACGCGCTCGTCCTCGCCGGAATGCGTTCGTACCTGCGCTACTGGCAGGAGACGTTCCGCCTGCCGGAGTGGTCGGACGAGGAGATCGTCGACAGCGTCCGCACGGTCAACGAGAAGCTGCTCCGCGACGCCCACGCGGCCGGCCGCGGGGTCATCTGCGCCCTCCCGCACCTGGCGAACTACGACCACGCCGGCGCTTGGGCAGGGCTGACCGGGATGCCGGTGTCGACCGTCGCCGAGCGACTCAAGCCGGAGTCGTTGTTCGACCGCTTCATCGCCTACCGCAAGAAGCTGGGGATGGAGGTCCTGCCGCTGACCGGCGGTGACGACGACGTGACCGCCGTACTCGCGGACCGGCTGCGGGCCGGCGGCTTCGTCTGCCTGGTCGCCGATCGGGACCTGTCCGACCGCGGCATCCCGGTCACGTTCTTCGGCCGCGCGTCACGGATGCCCGTCGGTCCGGCCGCGCTCAGCCTGAAGACCGGCGCCCCGCTGATCCCGGCGACGCTGCACTACGAGGGCCCGGACCTGGTCATCACGTTCCACGACGCGATCGAGCCCGACGGCGGCGCGGCCGCGATGACCCAGCGCTGCGCGGACGCCTTCGCGATCGGCATCGCGGCGCACCCCCAGGACTGGCACATGCTGCAGCGGATTTTCCTGAACTAGCAACAACGGGGTGAGAATCGTCCTGTGAGGATCGGCGTGGTGTGCCCGTACTCGCTGGGCACCCCCGGCGGAGTGCAGAACCATGTCCGCGATCTCGCCGAGGCGCTGCTCCCGCTCGGCCACGAGATCTCGGTCCTGGCACCGGTCGACGACTTCGACACGGCCCCGCCGTACGTCGTCTCGTCGGGCCGCGCGGTCGGCGTGCCGTACAACGGGTCCGTGGCGCGGGTGACCTTCGGCCCGCGGACGGCCGCGCGGGTGAAGGGCTGGCTGGCGGACGGGGACTTCGACGTGGTCCACGTGCACGAGCCGACCACGCCGAGTGCGTCGATCATCGCGCTCTGGTCGGCCGACGGCCCGTTCGTCGCGACGTTCCACACCTGGCAGGTCCGGTCCCGGGCGATGAGCGTGGCCTCGAGCCTGCTCCGGCCCGCGCTGGAGAAGATCGACGCCCGGATCGCCGTGTCCGAGAACGCGCGCTCGATGATGGTCCAGCACGTCGGCGGCGAGGCGGTCGTGATCCCGAACGGTCTCTACACCGCGCGGTTCAAGGGCAGCCCGCGCCCGGAGTGGATGGGCCCGGACGGCACGATCAGCTTCCTGGGGCGCTTGGACGAGCCGCGCAAGGGCCTCGCCGTACTGCTGGACGCCGTACCGCTGCTGCTTGCCGAGCGCCCGCACCTGAAGGTGCTCGTGGCCGGATCGGGACAGGCGGACGAGGCACGGCGCTCACTCCCGCCGCGGTACCGGGAGAACGTCTTGTTTCTGGGCGCGATCGACGACGAGGCCCGGGCCGACATGCTGGCCGGCTCGGACCTGTACGTCGCGCCGCACCTCGGCGGCGAGTCGTTCGGCATCGTCCTGCTCGAGGCGATGGCCGCCGGCGCACCGGTGCTGGCGAGCGACTTGCCGGCGTTCCGTCAGGTCCTGGACGGCGGGCGTCTGGGCGAGCTCTTCGACCCCGGCAACTCCTCCGACCTGGCTTCCCGCGCCCTGCGCCTGCTCCGCGACCCGCACGAACGCGAACACCTCCGCTCCGCGGGCCTGGTCGCCGTACCGCAGTACGACTGGTCGGTCCTGCTCCCGGAGCTCCTGTCCGTCTACGAACTGGTGGCTAGGTGAGCTTCGCCGCGGTGGCGTTGATCTCCTCCAGGTCTCCGGCGGTCGGGTGCCAGGGGAGCTGAAGAGGGTCGTCCTTGTACCGGGGGATGACGTGCAGGTGGGTGTGGAAGACCGACTGCCACGCGTCGGCGCCGATGCAGCTGAGCAGGTTGGCGCCGTCGGCGTCGAGGCGCTCGATCACCCGGCCGACGAGCGACTGGGCGAGCAGGGTCGCCGCGGTGAGGTCTTCGGCGGACGCCTCGCGCAGGTCGGTGGAGTGGGTCCGCGGGATCACCAGCAGGTGGCCGCGGGTCGCCGGGTTGATGTCCATGAACGCGATCGCGCGGTCGTCGGACGCCACCTGCGTCGACGGGATGGTTCCGGCCACGATCCCGCAGAAGATGCAGTTCTCGCTCATCCGCACAGGCTATACACTGCGCGAGCCTTCTAGATTCCACCTGAGGAGCCCGATGCCGGACGAACTTCTGCGCCCGACGATCGACGCGGGTGTGGACATGTCCGTGCGCCCGTGGCGGTTGATGTCCCAGGCGTACGTCGCGTTCTTCGGCGGCGTGATCGCCTCGACGGCCGTTGCCTTCCTCAACGCACGCCGGCTCGGCGTCGACGCGGCCAAGCGCCGGCTCATCCTGCTGACCGGACTCGTCGGCCTGATCGCGGTCGTCGCGCTGTTCGCCCTGCTCGACGGGGACGGCCTGCAGGTCAGCTCCCGCGTGGTGGCCGTGCTGTGCTTCCTGGTCCAGCTCCGGCTCCAGCGCCCGATGGACCGCGCGTTCCAGTTGCGCGGTACCGACTACGGTTCGCTCTGGGTCGTGGGGATCGGGCTCACGATCGGCGGGGCCGTGGCCGAAGCTCTGCTCCTGCTCCTGGTGACGGTGATCCGGTGAACGACCCGAGTGAGGCGCGTCTGCAGATGGCCGCGCATTGGCTGCGGATCGGCCATCCCCAGCGGACGCTGGACGAGCTGCAGGGGCTGAGCGGCGAGACCGCCCTCGACTACCGCGCGTACCTGTTCCGCGGCGCCGCCCTGCACGCTCTCGACCGGAACGCCGAGGCTGTCGACGTACTGCGTGACGGCCTGGCGCTGCACGGCCCGTTCCCGGCGTTGCTGCACGTGCTCGGCTCGGCCCTGCGCTCGGAGGGCCGCCTGCCCGAGGCCGAGGCCGCGTTCCTCCAAGGCTTGAGCCTCGACCCGAACGACCCCGATCTCCTGCTCGGCTACGCGCGCGTCTGCCTGACCGCCGGCCAGGCCGACAAGGCCGGCGCACTGGTCGAGCGCGCCGCGTCGCATGCTCCGGAGAGCGCGGCCGTCTCGGCGGCTCGTGCGCAGGTGGCGTTCGCGCTCGGCAAGGACCGCGACATGCACCGCCACAGCACGGAGGCACTGGCACACGACCCCGAGGACCCGAACGCGCGAGCCCTGCACGGTACGGCGTCCATGCTCACCGGCGACGCGCGGTCCGGCTACGCGTCCCTCGCCTCCGCGGCCGCGTCCCAGCCGGGTGACGCGGACCTGCGTGCGGCCGCCCGCCAGGCGAAGCTGATCAACCATCCGCTGATGCTTCCGCTGCGTCCGTTCTCGCGGGTGAATCCGCTGGTCGTCTGGATCTGTGTCGTCGCGGTCATCTACGGTCTGCGTGCCGTCGGTCTCGCGCCGGTCTCCTTCGCGTTCGCCATCATCTGGCTGGCGTTCTGCGTGTACTCCTGGGTGGTCCCACCGCTGGTCCGCCGCTGGATCAACAGAAAGTGGGGTTCATGACTGTGTTGAATGCCGCGACTCCGTCGCGGGGGTCATGGGGCTGTTGCTCCCGGCCTTCCCTCGTCGCTCTGGTCGCTTCGCTCCCGCCGCTCCTCAGTCCAGACCGGGAGGCCCCATGACCGGCGACCGGATCGACGCGCTGCGGAAGGCTGTCGAGGCGAGCCCGGAGGACGTCATGCTTCGGCTGTTGCTCGCCGAGTCGCTGGTCGCGGCGGGCGAGAACGAGGAGGCGCTCGACCAGTACGTCGTACTGCTCGATCAGCACGGGCTCCCGGACGACCAGTTCGTCGCGGTGGGTGAGCTGGCGGCTGCGAACGGGCGGCTCGCCCTCCTGCGGAACCTGCTCGAGGCGGCCCGTCAGCAAGGGGTCGTCGAGGGGACCGGCCGGCTGCAGCAGCTCGTCGACGGGATGATCGCCGAGCGCAGCGGCGTACGGATCAAGGTCGGTCCCGAGGCGGAGCCGGATCCGCTGAGCACCGAGACGACGAAGGAGACGACGACCTTCGACCAGGTCGGCGGGATGGAAGAGATCAAGCGGGTGATCCACCGGATGGTGATCCTCCCGCTGAGCCGGCCGGAGCTGTACGAGAAGTACGGGCGCAAGTCCGGCGGCGGCGTGATGCTGTACGGGCCGCCCGGATGCGGCAAGACGCTGCTGGCGCGGGCAACCGCGGGGGAGTGCGGTCTGCCGTTCATCAACGTCCGGATCGAAGACGTGATGGACCCGTACCTCGGGGTGTCCGAGCGCAATCTGCACACGGCGTTCGAGCGTGCCCGCGCGAACGGTCCGTGCGTGCTGTTCCTCGACGAGCTGGACGCGCTGGCGTTCGCACGGCACAAGCACGGTGGATCCGAGGCGCGGCGGCTGGTCGACGTACTGCTGCAGGAGCTGGACGCGATCGGCTCCGAGAACGACGGCCTGCTGGTGCTCGCCGCGACCAACGCGCCCTGGGACGTGGACGAGGCGATGCTGCGGCCGGGACGCTTCGACCGGGTGATCTTCGTACCGCCGCCGGACGAGCCGGCCCGCGCGGACATCCTGACCGTGCTGACGAAGGACGTCCCGGCCGACGGGCTCGACCTGAAGGGACTCGCCGCTCAGACGCCGATGTTCAGCGGCGCGGACCTGCGGGCGCTGATCGAGCGCGGCGTGGACAAGGTGATCGACGAGGCCCTCTCCACCGGTGGCGAGCCGCCGCTGGACATGCGCCATCTCACCGAGGCGCTGGCCACGGTGAAGCCGTCGACGCTCGACTGGCTGCACCGCGTCCGCTCGTACATCGAGTTCGCCAACCAGAGCGAGCGGTACGACGATGTGGCGGCGTACCTCAAATCCCGTGACGTACGCCGCCGCCTGAAGCCCTGACTCATTTGAGTTTGGACGCCACCGAATCCGGCATCGCCTCGTACCTGGAGAACTCCCGGCTGAAGGTCGCCGCTCCGTGCGACAAGGACCGCAGATCGATCGTGTAGCGAGTGATCTCCACCTGCGGTACTTCGGCCTTCACCAGCGTCTTGTCGTCGCCGACCTTGTCCGTGCCGAGCAGCCGCCCGCGCCGTCCGGACAGGTCGCTCATCACCGCGCCGACCAGGTCGTCGGGCACCAGGACCGACACCAGGTCGACAGGCTCGAGCATCGCCACCCGAGATGCCGCCGCGGCCTCGCGCAACGCGAGCCCGCCGGCCATCTGGAACGCCATGTCGGACGAGTCGACACTGTGCGACTTCCCGTCCAGCAACGTGACCCGGATGTCGACCATCGGGTACCCGGCCGCGACGCCCTTCTCCATCTGCGCCCGGACGCCCTTCTCGACACTCGGGATGAACTGCCGCGGCACCGCCCCGCCGACCACCTTGTCGACGAACTCGAACCCGCCGCCCTGAGGCAGCGGCGCGACCTCGATGTCGCAGACGGCGTATTGACCGTGGCCACCGGACTGTTTCACATGCCGCCCGTGCCCCTTGGCCGGCCCGAGGAACGTCTCCCGCAGCGGCACGCGTAGCTCGACGGTGTCGACGGTGACGCCGTACCGGCTGGACAACGCGTCCAGCACGACGTCCGAGTGCGCCTCGCCCATGCACCACAGCACGATCTGGTGGGTCTCCGGGTTCTGCTCGATCCGCAGCGTCGGATCCTCGGCCGCCAGCCGCTGCAACCCGACGCCGAGCTTGTCCTCGTCGGTCTTCGCATGCGCCTCGACCGCGATCGGCAGCAACGGCTCGGGCATGTTCCACGGCCTCAGCAGCAGCGGATCCGCCTTGTCGGACAGCGTGTCGCCGGTCTCCGCCCGGGTCAGCCGGCCGATCGCGCACATGTCGCCGGCGACCACCTGACCCGCCGGCCGCTGGGTCTTGCCGAGCGGGAACGACAGCGACCCGATCCGCTCGTCCTCGTCGTGGTCCTCGTGCCCATGGGACGCACCGTTGTGCTCACCGAAGAACGACGTGAAATGGCCCGACACGTGAACCGTCGTGTCGGGCCTGATGGTGCCGGAGAACACCCGCACCAGGCTGACCCTGCCGACGTACGGGTCCGAGGTCGTCTTCACCACCTCTGCCAGCAGTGGGCCGTCGGCGTCGCAGGTCAGTCCCTTGCGGGCGACGCCGTGCGGGGTGAACACGTCCGGAATGGTGTGCTCGGGCGGCGACGGGAATCCGCTGGTGATCACCTCGAGCAGCTCGAACGTGCCGATCCCGGAGGCGCTGCAGACCGGGACGACCGGGAAGAACGAGCCGCGGGCGACCGCGCGCTCGAGGTCCTCGATCAGCACCTTCTGGTCGATCTCCTCGCCTTCGAGGTACCGGTTCATCAGCGACTCGTCCTCGGACTCCTCGATGATCCCCTCGATCAGGGTGCCGCGCAGTTCCTCGATCTCGTCCGCGTACGCCGGGTCCGGCGCCGAGGTCGAACGCTTGCCCCCGGAATACTCGAAGTACGACTGGGAGAGCAGCCCGATCAGCCCGTCACCAGCGGGCAGATAGAGCGGGAGGACCTTGTCACCGAACGCGTCCTGCGCGGTGGCAAGCGCGTTCTGGTAATTGGCCCGGGCGTGGTCCAGCTTGGTGATCACGACGGCTCGCGGCATCCCGACCTGGGCGCACTCCTGCCAGACCGCCTTGGTCGGCTCGTCGACGCCCTCACTGGCCGAGATGACGAACAGCGCGCAGTCCGCGGCGCGGAGGCCGGCGCGCAGTTCGCCGACGAAATCGGCGTACCCCGGAGTGTCGATCAGGTTCACCTTCACGCCGTCGTGCGGCAGCGAGGCGAGCGACAGACCCACCGAGCGCTGCTGCCGGAGCTCGGCGTCGTCGAAGTCGCACACGGTGGTTCCGTCCAGGACGGTGCCGGGTCTGTTCAGGACTCCGGAGGCCACCAGCAGGGCCTCGACGAGGGTGGTCTTGCCGGAGCCCGACGGGCCGACCAGGACCACGTTGCGGATGGCATCCGGGCTGTCCACAGCGGGCGCGGCTCCGGTGCCTTGGGAAGCATTCGTCTTGTCTGCCATGACGTTCCTCCTGGTCCACCCACGATTCCCCTAACGGACACTTCGCACAAGAGTCTTCCGGTAGCGGATTCGTCCCAGGGGTCCCACGCCCGGACCCTCGCGCTCTGTAGTGTCCAGGTCATGCGTAGGGCACTCGGGGTCGTCGTCAGCATGCTGTTCGCCGTTCTGGCGCTGGCCGGTTTCGCCGTCCCGGCGTCGGCGGACGCGGGCGACGAGATCAGGAACTTCACGATCGACTACACCGTTTCGCCGAACGGCGTGCTGCAGGTCAAGGAGACGATCGACTACGTCTTCGGGAGCACCGGCCGGCACGGCATCTACCGGGACCTGGTCACCCGCGAGCCGTACAAGGACGACGATTCGAAGGACCAGGAGTACCAGGTCTCGAACATCAAGGTCTCCTCACCTACCCCGAACGTCTCGGCGGAGTTCACCACCGACACGTTCAAGGAGAACAACGACCGCAACGAGAACACCCAGATCAAGATCGGCTCGGCGAACAGCACGGTCCCCGGCACCGAGGCGACGTACGTGATCTCTTACGACGTCCGCGGCGCGCTGCGGCACTTCGCCGACCACAGCGAGCTCTACTGGGACGCGACCGGTAGCGCCTGGTCTGCGGTGATCAACCAGGTGACCGTCAACGTCACGGTCCCGCAGGGTGTCACCCGGGTCGACTGCTTCTCCGGCGAGGCTGGGTCGACGCAGACCTGCCCGCAGAAGTCGGTTGTCGGCCAGCGGGGCATGTTCGGCGCGTCCCAGCTCGAGCGCGGGCAGCAGTTGACGATCGTCGCCGGCATCACGGCAGGCGCCGTACAGAACGACACCCCGATCCTCGTGGATCCGCCGAACTGGCTGGAGCGCAACGGCCTGTCCTGGCTCTCGCTGATCGGCGCCGGACTGGTCACTGCGGCCTCGATCGTCCTCGCCGCCGTGTACGCCAGGTTCGGCAACAAGGACCAGCGGTACGCCGGGATGCCGCCGGGCACGTTCCCGCCGGACGGGGTCGCGGCCGAGCCGGTGAAGGACGACCTGAGCAAGGACCAGCTCCCGGTCGCGTTCTCGCCGCCTCGCATCCCGGTGGCAGAGGGTGGGCTGCTGATCGAC carries:
- a CDS encoding elongation factor G-like protein EF-G2 produces the protein MADKTNASQGTGAAPAVDSPDAIRNVVLVGPSGSGKTTLVEALLVASGVLNRPGTVLDGTTVCDFDDAELRQQRSVGLSLASLPHDGVKVNLIDTPGYADFVGELRAGLRAADCALFVISASEGVDEPTKAVWQECAQVGMPRAVVITKLDHARANYQNALATAQDAFGDKVLPLYLPAGDGLIGLLSQSYFEYSGGKRSTSAPDPAYADEIEELRGTLIEGIIEESEDESLMNRYLEGEEIDQKVLIEDLERAVARGSFFPVVPVCSASGIGTFELLEVITSGFPSPPEHTIPDVFTPHGVARKGLTCDADGPLLAEVVKTTSDPYVGRVSLVRVFSGTIRPDTTVHVSGHFTSFFGEHNGASHGHEDHDEDERIGSLSFPLGKTQRPAGQVVAGDMCAIGRLTRAETGDTLSDKADPLLLRPWNMPEPLLPIAVEAHAKTDEDKLGVGLQRLAAEDPTLRIEQNPETHQIVLWCMGEAHSDVVLDALSSRYGVTVDTVELRVPLRETFLGPAKGHGRHVKQSGGHGQYAVCDIEVAPLPQGGGFEFVDKVVGGAVPRQFIPSVEKGVRAQMEKGVAAGYPMVDIRVTLLDGKSHSVDSSDMAFQMAGGLALREAAAASRVAMLEPVDLVSVLVPDDLVGAVMSDLSGRRGRLLGTDKVGDDKTLVKAEVPQVEITRYTIDLRSLSHGAATFSREFSRYEAMPDSVASKLK
- a CDS encoding HIT family protein, with protein sequence MSENCIFCGIVAGTIPSTQVASDDRAIAFMDINPATRGHLLVIPRTHSTDLREASAEDLTAATLLAQSLVGRVIERLDADGANLLSCIGADAWQSVFHTHLHVIPRYKDDPLQLPWHPTAGDLEEINATAAKLT
- the pgsA gene encoding phosphatidylinositol phosphate synthase — its product is MLNRFRQFWTKVITPIATLLLKLGVSADMVTLVGTIGVSAGALIFFPRGHLWLGVVVITCFVFSDLIDGHMARTSGTSSKWGSFLDSTLDRIADGAVYGGLVMFYANSRAGNSTLMAAVTLWALVMGAVTSYARAKAESLGLKASGGLAERADRLVFTLILAFFSDVFNLPILLEIVIWYVAAASTITVVQRSLSVRKQVLADPANAGLDTPPPPPAEPKND
- a CDS encoding tetratricopeptide repeat protein encodes the protein MTGDRIDALRKAVEASPEDVMLRLLLAESLVAAGENEEALDQYVVLLDQHGLPDDQFVAVGELAAANGRLALLRNLLEAARQQGVVEGTGRLQQLVDGMIAERSGVRIKVGPEAEPDPLSTETTKETTTFDQVGGMEEIKRVIHRMVILPLSRPELYEKYGRKSGGGVMLYGPPGCGKTLLARATAGECGLPFINVRIEDVMDPYLGVSERNLHTAFERARANGPCVLFLDELDALAFARHKHGGSEARRLVDVLLQELDAIGSENDGLLVLAATNAPWDVDEAMLRPGRFDRVIFVPPPDEPARADILTVLTKDVPADGLDLKGLAAQTPMFSGADLRALIERGVDKVIDEALSTGGEPPLDMRHLTEALATVKPSTLDWLHRVRSYIEFANQSERYDDVAAYLKSRDVRRRLKP
- a CDS encoding phosphatidylinositol mannoside acyltransferase, yielding MDGLQQRAVDLAFALAWTLVRRLPERTVSWLFRLAADRTVRRNGRGVRRLRGNLAVVRPEATEAELDALVLAGMRSYLRYWQETFRLPEWSDEEIVDSVRTVNEKLLRDAHAAGRGVICALPHLANYDHAGAWAGLTGMPVSTVAERLKPESLFDRFIAYRKKLGMEVLPLTGGDDDVTAVLADRLRAGGFVCLVADRDLSDRGIPVTFFGRASRMPVGPAALSLKTGAPLIPATLHYEGPDLVITFHDAIEPDGGAAAMTQRCADAFAIGIAAHPQDWHMLQRIFLN
- a CDS encoding tetratricopeptide repeat protein, with the translated sequence MNDPSEARLQMAAHWLRIGHPQRTLDELQGLSGETALDYRAYLFRGAALHALDRNAEAVDVLRDGLALHGPFPALLHVLGSALRSEGRLPEAEAAFLQGLSLDPNDPDLLLGYARVCLTAGQADKAGALVERAASHAPESAAVSAARAQVAFALGKDRDMHRHSTEALAHDPEDPNARALHGTASMLTGDARSGYASLASAAASQPGDADLRAAARQAKLINHPLMLPLRPFSRVNPLVVWICVVAVIYGLRAVGLAPVSFAFAIIWLAFCVYSWVVPPLVRRWINRKWGS
- a CDS encoding glycosyltransferase family 4 protein — protein: MRIGVVCPYSLGTPGGVQNHVRDLAEALLPLGHEISVLAPVDDFDTAPPYVVSSGRAVGVPYNGSVARVTFGPRTAARVKGWLADGDFDVVHVHEPTTPSASIIALWSADGPFVATFHTWQVRSRAMSVASSLLRPALEKIDARIAVSENARSMMVQHVGGEAVVIPNGLYTARFKGSPRPEWMGPDGTISFLGRLDEPRKGLAVLLDAVPLLLAERPHLKVLVAGSGQADEARRSLPPRYRENVLFLGAIDDEARADMLAGSDLYVAPHLGGESFGIVLLEAMAAGAPVLASDLPAFRQVLDGGRLGELFDPGNSSDLASRALRLLRDPHEREHLRSAGLVAVPQYDWSVLLPELLSVYELVAR
- a CDS encoding DUF2207 domain-containing protein, with protein sequence MRRALGVVVSMLFAVLALAGFAVPASADAGDEIRNFTIDYTVSPNGVLQVKETIDYVFGSTGRHGIYRDLVTREPYKDDDSKDQEYQVSNIKVSSPTPNVSAEFTTDTFKENNDRNENTQIKIGSANSTVPGTEATYVISYDVRGALRHFADHSELYWDATGSAWSAVINQVTVNVTVPQGVTRVDCFSGEAGSTQTCPQKSVVGQRGMFGASQLERGQQLTIVAGITAGAVQNDTPILVDPPNWLERNGLSWLSLIGAGLVTAASIVLAAVYARFGNKDQRYAGMPPGTFPPDGVAAEPVKDDLSKDQLPVAFSPPRIPVAEGGLLIDAKATTVETAATLIDMAVRGGVRIDNTGESQKAVLLNPAVATAPHEQALMSGLFPTLQPGSEVLLQRGAVGDNTMRNAHNGMISALREQVKQRGWYLRMPRAGGGSPFKSGFGCACMAMIAIWVVGAGFAGTITAAATGGAGRAVVIAVPVIAVIVAIGIWIGIRGRGQRNPAGRAVTDQLVGFEKYLATAEADQLRFEEGEDIFSKYLPWAIAFGIADRWQKVCEQLVAAGRLTPDPVWYYGPSYYTSGWTAGAVGATLASTFDPPPTPSSSGGGGGSSSGFSGGSSGGGGGGGGGGSW